Proteins encoded by one window of Myripristis murdjan chromosome 1, fMyrMur1.1, whole genome shotgun sequence:
- the LOC115377494 gene encoding uncharacterized protein LOC115377494 isoform X3 produces the protein MDGDGTISGALESTVEGLEPEVLAETKEEVAEDVAPSEADEAAVIVNEEKPAEAPAVTVDAPIEEAAEIEDAEAPAAETPDPAAADKEEDPVAPPHEDVISAAPVVEEEGEAEIDTGAQTSVPEAAPSAEASPDEVVSVEEVAAEVDSLSEEATPVEEVAPAEQAPDAETSVEEAAVEAPAAEEAIEEAENEAAPAVDTNQLAAASAGSDLEILPAAEPESTSEAPVKEAEHCHSCHTAPVAEEEVAPPAALGEQEEKVTSDGAVEIAEEAKEAVVEGQKSLAVVTSQS, from the exons ATGGATGGAGATGGAACAATATCTGGGGCTTTGGAGTCCACAGTGGAGGGGCTAGAACCAGAGGTCTTGGCAGAAACCAAGGAAGAAGTAGCTGAAGATGTAGCTCCATCTGAAGCTGATGAAGCTGCTGTTATAGTGAATGAGGAGAAGCCTGCTGAAGCTCCTGCTGTCACTGTTGATGCCCCCATTGAAGAAGCGGCTGAAATAGAAGATGCAGAAGCTCCAGCTGCAGAGACGCCTgatcctgctgcagcagataaGGAGGAGGACCCAGTTGCACCTCCTCATGAAGACGTTATAAGTGCAGCCCCTGttgtggaggaggaaggagaggctGAGATTGACACTGGGGCGCAGACTTCAGTCCCTGAGGCTGCCCCTTCTGCAGAGGCCTCGCCAGATGAAGTTGTATCTGTTGAGGAAGTTGCTGCTGAGGTGGATTCCCTCTCTGAAGAAGCTACTCCAGTGGAAGAAGTGGCTCCTGCTGAGCAGGCCCCTGATGCTGAGACTTCAGTGGAGGAGGCAGCAGTTGAAGCCCCAGCAGCAGAAGAGGCAATCGAGGaagcagaaaatgaagctgcaccagctgtggacacgaATCAGCTGGCAGCTGCATCTGCTGGATCAGACCTGGAGATTCTTCCAGCTGCTGAACCAGAGTCAACATCAGAGGCACCAGTGAAGGAGGCCGAGCACTGCCACTCCTGCCACACCGCTCCAGTAGCAGAAGAGGAGGTGGCGCCACCTGCTGCTttaggagagcaggaggagaaggtgaCCAGTGATGGGGCTGTGGAGATAGCAGAAGAGGCTAAGGAGGCAGTGGTGGAAGGACAAA AATCTCTGGCAGTGGTGACCTCCCAGTCGTGA
- the LOC115377494 gene encoding uncharacterized protein LOC115377494 isoform X2, with the protein MDGDGTISGALESTVEGLEPEVLAETKEEVAEDVAPSEADEAAVIVNEEKPAEAPAVTVDAPIEEAAEIEDAEAPAAETPDPAAADKEEDPVAPPHEDVISAAPVVEEEGEAEIDTGAQTSVPEAAPSAEASPDEVVSVEEVAAEVDSLSEEATPVEEVAPAEQAPDAETSVEEAAVEAPAAEEAIEEAENEAAPAVDTNQLAAASAGSDLEILPAAEPESTSEAPVKEAEHCHSCHTAPVAEEEVAPPAALGEQEEKVTSDGAVEIAEEAKEAVVEGQTTESLAVVTSQS; encoded by the exons ATGGATGGAGATGGAACAATATCTGGGGCTTTGGAGTCCACAGTGGAGGGGCTAGAACCAGAGGTCTTGGCAGAAACCAAGGAAGAAGTAGCTGAAGATGTAGCTCCATCTGAAGCTGATGAAGCTGCTGTTATAGTGAATGAGGAGAAGCCTGCTGAAGCTCCTGCTGTCACTGTTGATGCCCCCATTGAAGAAGCGGCTGAAATAGAAGATGCAGAAGCTCCAGCTGCAGAGACGCCTgatcctgctgcagcagataaGGAGGAGGACCCAGTTGCACCTCCTCATGAAGACGTTATAAGTGCAGCCCCTGttgtggaggaggaaggagaggctGAGATTGACACTGGGGCGCAGACTTCAGTCCCTGAGGCTGCCCCTTCTGCAGAGGCCTCGCCAGATGAAGTTGTATCTGTTGAGGAAGTTGCTGCTGAGGTGGATTCCCTCTCTGAAGAAGCTACTCCAGTGGAAGAAGTGGCTCCTGCTGAGCAGGCCCCTGATGCTGAGACTTCAGTGGAGGAGGCAGCAGTTGAAGCCCCAGCAGCAGAAGAGGCAATCGAGGaagcagaaaatgaagctgcaccagctgtggacacgaATCAGCTGGCAGCTGCATCTGCTGGATCAGACCTGGAGATTCTTCCAGCTGCTGAACCAGAGTCAACATCAGAGGCACCAGTGAAGGAGGCCGAGCACTGCCACTCCTGCCACACCGCTCCAGTAGCAGAAGAGGAGGTGGCGCCACCTGCTGCTttaggagagcaggaggagaaggtgaCCAGTGATGGGGCTGTGGAGATAGCAGAAGAGGCTAAGGAGGCAGTGGTGGAAGGACAAA CCACAGAATCTCTGGCAGTGGTGACCTCCCAGTCGTGA
- the LOC115377494 gene encoding uncharacterized protein LOC115377494 isoform X1 codes for MDGDGTISGALESTVEGLEPEVLAETKEEVAEDVAPSEADEAAVIVNEEKPAEAPAVTVDAPIEEAAEIEDAEAPAAETPDPAAADKEEDPVAPPHEDVISAAPVVEEEGEAEIDTGAQTSVPEAAPSAEASPDEVVSVEEVAAEVDSLSEEATPVEEVAPAEQAPDAETSVEEAAVEAPAAEEAIEEAENEAAPAVDTNQLAAASAGSDLEILPAAEPESTSEAPVKEAEHCHSCHTAPVAEEEVAPPAALGEQEEKVTSDGAVEIAEEAKEAVVEGQKSKGSKWTVKSCSVM; via the exons ATGGATGGAGATGGAACAATATCTGGGGCTTTGGAGTCCACAGTGGAGGGGCTAGAACCAGAGGTCTTGGCAGAAACCAAGGAAGAAGTAGCTGAAGATGTAGCTCCATCTGAAGCTGATGAAGCTGCTGTTATAGTGAATGAGGAGAAGCCTGCTGAAGCTCCTGCTGTCACTGTTGATGCCCCCATTGAAGAAGCGGCTGAAATAGAAGATGCAGAAGCTCCAGCTGCAGAGACGCCTgatcctgctgcagcagataaGGAGGAGGACCCAGTTGCACCTCCTCATGAAGACGTTATAAGTGCAGCCCCTGttgtggaggaggaaggagaggctGAGATTGACACTGGGGCGCAGACTTCAGTCCCTGAGGCTGCCCCTTCTGCAGAGGCCTCGCCAGATGAAGTTGTATCTGTTGAGGAAGTTGCTGCTGAGGTGGATTCCCTCTCTGAAGAAGCTACTCCAGTGGAAGAAGTGGCTCCTGCTGAGCAGGCCCCTGATGCTGAGACTTCAGTGGAGGAGGCAGCAGTTGAAGCCCCAGCAGCAGAAGAGGCAATCGAGGaagcagaaaatgaagctgcaccagctgtggacacgaATCAGCTGGCAGCTGCATCTGCTGGATCAGACCTGGAGATTCTTCCAGCTGCTGAACCAGAGTCAACATCAGAGGCACCAGTGAAGGAGGCCGAGCACTGCCACTCCTGCCACACCGCTCCAGTAGCAGAAGAGGAGGTGGCGCCACCTGCTGCTttaggagagcaggaggagaaggtgaCCAGTGATGGGGCTGTGGAGATAGCAGAAGAGGCTAAGGAGGCAGTGGTGGAAGGACAAA AGTCAAAGGGGTCTAAGTGGACTGTAAAAAGCTGCTCAGTGATGTAG